The Betta splendens chromosome 2, fBetSpl5.4, whole genome shotgun sequence nucleotide sequence TAGAAATACAAAATATGGAATACATACGGAAAACGAACCTGATCCACGGCACcagttaaaataaataacagcgTTTAAGGTTAGCATTTTTCAGAATGACCCCTGACCCCTCTCGTCCTCTGTAggttcttctccctctctgtcctccacgAAGCCCCGGAGCAGAGGCCTCTTCTCCAGCCTTCTGTGCTGCCTTTGTCGGGACCATCCAGAGCCGCCACCGGTCAACAACAACGCTCCTCTGCTGGTCGAGGAGAACGGAACCCTCTCCAAGGTGCGTTCGCATTTAAATCAATGACAAGAACAAATCAACGCTGCAGTCATTCAGGTTAACGTCCTACTGCAAACTCAGGTTATGTCATCTTTTAATACTTGTGTCTTTATTCAAGCTGtgtccaggctcaggttgatGTCATTGTTTGCAGGTGCAGGTGAAGCCACTTCTGCCTCCAGTCAAGTCAAAAGATGCTGGAAAGATCTGCGTGGTGATAGATCTGGATGAGACGCTGGTGCACAGCTCTTTCAAGGTACGTACCACTTGCAATGATGAGTGTGCAGGTGTGTCCAGAGGCTTCTAGCAGTTTGATTTTTTCCATTattgggttgttgttgttgttgttgttgccactAACTGGCTCTTAAAGCCAAATAAACACACTAGCTCCTGCATATACTCACACTACAGTCTCAAATGTTAGGAGAGACGTTTTTGACAACCGCAAATGTTCATTCTTTCCTCCAACAGCCTGTGAACAACGCAGATTTCATCATTCCTGTGGAAATAGATGGAACGATACACCAGGTAATGCTGCCATCACACACCCGCTGGGTACGATCTCACAGTTGGCGTTTCAGGTGCTGAGTGCGGTTGGTGGTTGGCTGCTTTGGCGATGCGGCTTCTTGCAGCTGGATAACACTGGGTCTGGGCCTGATTCAAGTAATCCAGGATAGGTTTGTTCAGACAAGCACAGCCTATTCCGGGTGACTTGGTTCAGGAACACTGCCCTCAGTCGCCGACACAGCTGAAAGAATACATGGAGACGGAACCTCATGGAAACAAGTATTCCTTTTTACATGCAGAGTTAGTGGTTAATGTGTCGGTTGTCTGCCCGCGTCCATTTGTGCTGTTTTATGTCTAAAATCCCTAAAACCACCCTGCAGGCAATGATGCCTCCAACACCTGCTGGATGCGTttgaatacagtaaatattcagaTTGTCTCGTCAGCATTCTCGCGCGTTACGCGTCACAGGCCCCGAGCGGTTCAGCTTTGTAGAAACATGTATTTCGGAATGTACAGTATGCCGTGTGAAGAGACCTGGCGTAAAGACTCCTGCGTGTTCCAGGTGTATGTCCTGAAGCGGCCCTACGTCGACGAGTTCCTCAAGAGAATGGGGGAACTGTTCGAGTGCGTCCTGTTCACCGCCAGTTTAGCCAAGGTAACGACAGACAGCACCTCGTACACCTGTTCAGTGGCCACCTCCTGTCCAGCTCTGATTCCTCCACCGCTTCTTTAGTACGCAG carries:
- the LOC114851378 gene encoding carboxy-terminal domain RNA polymerase II polypeptide A small phosphatase 1-like isoform X1, producing MDHPSSVITQVSRDEEANKSAGERGSSPSLSSTKPRSRGLFSSLLCCLCRDHPEPPPVNNNAPLLVEENGTLSKVQVKPLLPPVKSKDAGKICVVIDLDETLVHSSFKPVNNADFIIPVEIDGTIHQVYVLKRPYVDEFLKRMGELFECVLFTASLAKYADPVSDLLDKWGAFRCRLFRESCVFHRGNYVKDLSRLGRDLDRVIIVDNSPASYIFHPDNAVPVASWFDDMSDTELLDLIPFFERLSKVDNVYTVLKQQGTTS
- the LOC114851378 gene encoding carboxy-terminal domain RNA polymerase II polypeptide A small phosphatase 1-like isoform X2 — translated: MHNRGSSPSLSSTKPRSRGLFSSLLCCLCRDHPEPPPVNNNAPLLVEENGTLSKVQVKPLLPPVKSKDAGKICVVIDLDETLVHSSFKPVNNADFIIPVEIDGTIHQVYVLKRPYVDEFLKRMGELFECVLFTASLAKYADPVSDLLDKWGAFRCRLFRESCVFHRGNYVKDLSRLGRDLDRVIIVDNSPASYIFHPDNAVPVASWFDDMSDTELLDLIPFFERLSKVDNVYTVLKQQGTTS